In Natronococcus sp. AD-5, the genomic window GCGCGCGGATCCGGATCGGGACCGCCCTCGAACAGGACCTGGATCGCGGCCATCCCGGCGTCGGTCGCGCCGCGGACGTCGGCCTCGACCTCGTCGCCGACGTACACCGCCGTCTCGGGAGCGACGTCGAGTTCCGCGGCGATCGACTCGAACGCGCGGCGGTCGGGTTTGCCGGCCTCGAGTTCGCCCGTCACCAGCGCCGCGTCGAAGGCGTCCTCCCAGCCCAGGGTCGACAGTTTATCTCGCTGGGCGCGGACGGGACCGTTCGTCAGCAGCCCGATCCGGTACTCGTCTCCGAGTTCCGCGAGCATCGACTCGACGCCGGGAAGCGGCTCGAGCGCGGCCGCGATTCCGTCGCGGTAGGCGGCGGCGACGTCGGCCGGATCGGCGTCGGTGTCGCGGTCGGCGAGTAACTCCTCGAAGATCGGCTCTCGCGTCTCCCGGGTGAGGTTTCGGCGGTGGGCCTCGAGGTACGCGCTTCGCGACAGTTCCGGCGCACCGGCGGCGCTCGCCGCGTCTTCGAGGATCGTCGCCCGGTCCCGTCGCGGAACGGCGAGCGTGTAATCGAGGTCGAAGACGACCGCCTGTACCATGGTCTCCGGAAGGGAGTCAACGCGCTTGAACCTATTGTTTCAGAATCTGAGAGCGTGTAAACGAACGGCTGGATCCGGATCGCCACGCTCGCTCGCGCGGCGCTCAATCGTCGGTCGATCGTGGCGCCGGTCCCGACCTGCGCTCGAGCACCGGGACGACGACGTCCTCGATCCGGCCGGCGTACTGCATGAGCGTCGTGCCGAGGATGCTCATGAACAACACGTAGCCGACGGCGAAGGCGTAGATCGTTTCCGCCGTTCCCTCGGCGATTCCCGCTCCCGAACCCGCGATCGCGACGCTCGCGATGATGAGCGAGAACTCGCCGCGGGTCGTCATGCCGAGGCCGACTCGCACCGAGCGGCGCTCGTCGAGGTCGTAGATGCGGCCGCCGAGGTAGCCGCTGACGAGCTTCGACGGGGCCGTCAGCAGGGCCGCGAGCGCGACGAGGCCCGCGACCCCGGGGAACAGCGTCGGATCGGTGATCAGCCCGATCCAGAAGAAGAAGACCGCCGCGAAGGTGTCGCGAAGCGGCTCGAGCAGGTTCTCGAGGTCGTGGACGTGGTCGGTCGAGGAGAAGGCCATCCCGACGAAGAAGGCCGCGACGGCCTCGCTGACCCCGAGCGCGAGCGCGGCGCCCGAGACGAGGACGGTGATCCCGAGCGCGCGAAGCACGACGAACTCGTGGGAGTCCGTCTCCAGGCTGCGCTGGAACCAGGCGGTCCCGAGGTAGACGAGCAGGAGCAAGACGAGGATGAACGCCACAGCGGTGCCGATCTGTCCGGCCGCCTCGCCGACGTCGTCGCCGCCGAGGACGAGCGCGGACGCGATCGCCAGGTAGACGGCGATGAAGAGGTCCTCGTAGACGAGCGTGCCGAGCATCGGATCGGCCTCGTCGTTCGCGATCCAGCCGAGGTCGATCAGCGACTTCGTGATGATCGCGCTCGAGGAGATGTAGACGATGCCGGCGGTGAGAACGGCCGGAAGGAACGACCGGAAGATCGCGTAGCCGAACAGCAGGCCGATTCCGAAGTTAATCAGCAGGTCCACCGTTCCCGCCTTTCCGATCCGCTCCTTGGCGGCGATCAGCCGATCGAGGTTGAACTCGAGCCCCAGAAAGAACAGCAGGAGGACGATCCCGAGTTCGGCTCCGAGGTGGACGAAGTCGGTATCGAGGAGCGCGAGTTCCGACCCGTGCGGGACCAGATCCGTGCCGAGCAGCGCCGGGAAGTCGATCCGACCGAGCACGTACTCGCCCAGCACCATTCCGACGAGGATGTAAAATGGGATGACGGACTGGTTGATCTCGTTCGCGACGAGCCCGGCCAGTGCCGCGGCCGCGAACAGGACGCCGACGTCGATCAGCGTGGTCGATTCAGCTGCCACTGGCGAACACCTCCGACTGGCTCGTCATCGATCGATTCAGGCTCCGTTCGCGTCGCTGATCAATTTCTCGAACTCGAGACAGTCCTCCTGCTCGCCGACGACCACGACGGTGTCGTCGGCTTCGATGACGGTCTCCGGGGTCGGCGGCGTGATGACTTCGTCGCCGCGCTGGATCGCGACGACGGAGACGCCCGTCCGCTCGCGGACCTTCGCGTCGGCGATCGAAACGCCCGCGAGTTCGGCGTTCCCGTCGACGTTGTACCACTCGAGGAACGTTTCGTCGGAGAGCATCGTCTCCACGCGGTCGGTCCGGACCGGCTGAAAGTACGCGCCCTCGAGGATCGTCCCGACCTTCCGGGCGAGCTGATCCGACAGCTCGAACAGCTTGTCGCTGTCGGCGTCCGCGTCCGATTTCACGTAAACCTCTCGCTTGCCCGTGTTGTGAGTCACGATAACGAGCCGTTCGCCGCCGTCGAGTTCGACCTCGAACTTTTTCCCGACGCCCGGGAGGTCGCTCTCGTAGATAGTCATACGGGTAATAGCGAAGCGATCGCTAATAAAGTCGGTGACGCGGGTGATCGCTCCGAAACGACGGGGATCGGATCGAACCGTCTCCGACGTATCGGTTACTCGTTCGACGCAGAGCGGAGAACCGTACGGATCGCTTACTCGGCGAGTCCCTCGATGAGGAATTCGGCCGACGCGAGGTTCGTCGCCAGCGCCGTGTCGTGCACGTCGCAGATCCGCAGGAGCGCGGAGATGTCCGGCTCGTGAGGCTGGGCCCGCAGCGGATCGCGCAGGAAGACGATCCCGTCCAGCTTGTCCTCCGCGACTTCGGCGCCGATCATCAGGTCCCCGCCGAGCGGACCCGACTCCTTTCGCTCGATTTCGAGGCCGGTTTCCGCTATCAGCCGCTTGCCCGTCGTCCCGGTCGCGATCAGTTCGTACTTCCGTAACTGCGACTCGTGCGCCTGCGCGAACTCGATGAGATCCGGCTTCTTCTCGTCGTGAGCGATGAGTGCGACGCGCGTCATACGTGGTCGTCGTCCCAGAGCGAAATAACACTAGGCGAAAGACGACCGGACGAAGCGCTTTTGTCGTCCGCTCGTCGGATCGAAACCGTGTCCAACCTCAGCGCACACCACGTCGGACTCACCGTCAGCGACCTCGAGAAAACGCTCGCGTTCTACCGCGAGGCGCTCGGCCTCGAACTCGTCGATCGGTTCGAGGTCGGCGGCGACGCCTTCGCCGACGCCGTCGACGTCGACGGCGCGAGCGCCCGCTTCGCCCACCTCGAGACCGACGGCGTTCGGCTGGAAATCGTCGCGTACGATCCCGAAGCGCCTGCTCGACCGACCTCCGACCTCAACGAGCCGGGAGCGGCCCACGTCGGACTCGCCGTCGACGACCTCGAGGGCTTCTACGAGGGCCTCCCCGACGAAGTTCCGACGCTCAGCGAGCCGCGAACGACCGAGAGCGGAACGTCGATCTGCTTCCTGCGCGACCCCGAGGGGAACCTCGTCGAGGTGCTCGAGGCGTAACGGG contains:
- a CDS encoding HAD family hydrolase, which gives rise to MVQAVVFDLDYTLAVPRRDRATILEDAASAAGAPELSRSAYLEAHRRNLTRETREPIFEELLADRDTDADPADVAAAYRDGIAAALEPLPGVESMLAELGDEYRIGLLTNGPVRAQRDKLSTLGWEDAFDAALVTGELEAGKPDRRAFESIAAELDVAPETAVYVGDEVEADVRGATDAGMAAIQVLFEGGPDPDPRAVAHVEQEHVATAVPSTIAELDRASRGIGS
- a CDS encoding cation:proton antiporter is translated as MAAESTTLIDVGVLFAAAALAGLVANEINQSVIPFYILVGMVLGEYVLGRIDFPALLGTDLVPHGSELALLDTDFVHLGAELGIVLLLFFLGLEFNLDRLIAAKERIGKAGTVDLLINFGIGLLFGYAIFRSFLPAVLTAGIVYISSSAIITKSLIDLGWIANDEADPMLGTLVYEDLFIAVYLAIASALVLGGDDVGEAAGQIGTAVAFILVLLLLVYLGTAWFQRSLETDSHEFVVLRALGITVLVSGAALALGVSEAVAAFFVGMAFSSTDHVHDLENLLEPLRDTFAAVFFFWIGLITDPTLFPGVAGLVALAALLTAPSKLVSGYLGGRIYDLDERRSVRVGLGMTTRGEFSLIIASVAIAGSGAGIAEGTAETIYAFAVGYVLFMSILGTTLMQYAGRIEDVVVPVLERRSGPAPRSTDD
- a CDS encoding cation:proton antiporter regulatory subunit; protein product: MTIYESDLPGVGKKFEVELDGGERLVIVTHNTGKREVYVKSDADADSDKLFELSDQLARKVGTILEGAYFQPVRTDRVETMLSDETFLEWYNVDGNAELAGVSIADAKVRERTGVSVVAIQRGDEVITPPTPETVIEADDTVVVVGEQEDCLEFEKLISDANGA
- a CDS encoding methylglyoxal synthase is translated as MTRVALIAHDEKKPDLIEFAQAHESQLRKYELIATGTTGKRLIAETGLEIERKESGPLGGDLMIGAEVAEDKLDGIVFLRDPLRAQPHEPDISALLRICDVHDTALATNLASAEFLIEGLAE
- a CDS encoding VOC family protein, coding for MSNLSAHHVGLTVSDLEKTLAFYREALGLELVDRFEVGGDAFADAVDVDGASARFAHLETDGVRLEIVAYDPEAPARPTSDLNEPGAAHVGLAVDDLEGFYEGLPDEVPTLSEPRTTESGTSICFLRDPEGNLVEVLEA